Proteins found in one Acidimicrobiales bacterium genomic segment:
- a CDS encoding urease accessory UreF family protein, whose protein sequence is MTPAALLLLADGRFPGGGHAHSGGLEAAVADGRVAGLDDLADFLTGRLATTGLTDAWLAAAACGGADPVRVQAECEARCPSPALRRSGRTLGRGLRRAAEASWPAVAAVTVEQHPVVLGLVARAAGLTPGQAASLAVHGLLAGAASACVRLLPVDTAEAMAVVAGLGGLADETAARAAALAAGPIEDGPAWSAPALELRAEAHAGWEVRLFAS, encoded by the coding sequence GTGACGCCGGCCGCCCTCCTCCTGCTGGCCGACGGGCGCTTCCCCGGGGGCGGCCACGCCCACTCCGGCGGCCTGGAGGCGGCCGTGGCCGACGGGCGCGTCGCCGGGCTGGACGACCTGGCCGACTTCCTCACCGGGCGCCTCGCCACCACCGGCCTCACCGACGCCTGGCTGGCGGCGGCCGCCTGCGGCGGCGCCGACCCGGTTCGCGTGCAGGCGGAGTGCGAGGCGCGCTGCCCGTCGCCAGCCCTGCGGCGGTCGGGCCGGACGCTGGGCCGGGGCCTGCGGCGGGCGGCGGAGGCGTCGTGGCCGGCCGTCGCCGCCGTGACGGTGGAGCAGCATCCCGTGGTGCTCGGGCTGGTGGCGCGGGCGGCCGGGCTCACGCCCGGGCAGGCGGCGTCGCTGGCCGTGCACGGGCTGCTGGCCGGCGCTGCCTCGGCGTGCGTGCGCCTGCTGCCCGTCGACACGGCCGAGGCGATGGCGGTGGTGGCGGGGCTGGGCGGCCTGGCCGACGAGACGGCCGCCCGGGCCGCCGCGCTGGCGGCCGGGCCGATCGAGGACGGACCGGCGTGGTCGGCTCCCGCCCTGGAGCTGCGGGCCGAAGCACACGCCGGCTGGGAGGTGCGTCTCTTTGCATCGTGA